One part of the Vicia villosa cultivar HV-30 ecotype Madison, WI linkage group LG6, Vvil1.0, whole genome shotgun sequence genome encodes these proteins:
- the LOC131614340 gene encoding uncharacterized protein LOC131614340 translates to MPSLLETISSFSISDMEIDDSLAWKNVENGKLTIKIAYEMLANANNSGKWKSFPWDIDSAPSHSMVTWRLMHNKIPTDENMTLRGFSFPSKCSLCDSNEEKSTHLFFDCFFAVKIWSWFSSILEVPNAIKSLADCLQILNEAWSQQAMAVIKSSIVFIIYQIWKARNMARFEDKLMPWQRCISNVAARAKLVGKLTAKNGDNSINNFSFLKKFDIAIHPRKLKVAVEVLWCPPIAGWIKCNIDGAAAGSPLLAANGGIFRDAQAKHVISSFSWVLVLQ, encoded by the coding sequence ATGCCTTCTCTCCTTGAAACTATAAGCTCTTTTTCCATTTCTGATATGGAAATTGATGATTCCCTTGCTTGGAAGAATGTGGAGAATGGCAAGCTAACTATTAAGATTGCTTATGAGATGCTTGCAAATGCTAACAATTCTGGAAAATGGAAATCCTTCCCATGGGACATTGACTCAGCCCCTTCTCATTCTATGGTTACTTGGAGGCTAATGCACAACAAGATTCCCACTGACGAAAACATGACTTTGAGGGGATTCTCTTTCCCTTCTAAATGCTCTTTATGTGATAGCAATGAGGAGAAGTCTACTCATTTGTTTTTTGATTGTTTTTTTGCAGTTAAAATATGGAGCTGGTTCAGCAGCATCTTGGAGGTTCCAAATGCCATCAAATCCCTTGCTGATTGTTTACAAATTCTCAATGAAGCTTGGAGTCAACAAGCAATGGCTGTCATAAAATCCAGCATCGTGTTCATCATCTACCAAATTTGGAAGGCCCGAAATATGGCCAGATTTGAAGACAAACTTATGCCTTGGCAGAGATGCATTAGTAATGTTGCAGCAAGGGCAAAATTGGTGGGAAAGCTGACTGCAAAAAATGGTGATAACTCCATCAACAACTTCTCCTTTCTTAAGAAATTTGACATTGCAATTCATCCTCGAAAATTGAAAGTGGCAGTTGAAGTGCTTTGGTGTCCTCCCATTGCTGGCTGGATTAAGTGTAACATAGACGGGGCAGCAGCCGGTTCTCCCTTACTTGCAGCAAACGGTGGTATCTTCCGTGATGCACAAGCTAAGCATGTCATTAGCTCGTTTTCTTGGGTGTTGGTTCTCCAGTGA
- the LOC131612094 gene encoding digalactosyldiacylglycerol synthase 2, chloroplastic-like translates to MDKKQHFAIFTTASLPWLTGTAVNPLFRAAYLYKAGERNVTLLIPWLSLKDQKVVYPNNMTFESPEEQEKYIRQWLEDRLGFASGFSIKFYPGKFSRDKRSILAVGDISEMIPDEEADIAVLEEPEHLTWYHHGKRWKTKFRLVIGIIHTNYLEYVKREKNGNLQAFLLKYLNNWVVGIYCHKVIRLSAATQDYPGSIVCNVHGVNPKFLEIGKKKRDQQQNEDNNAFTKGAYFIGKMVWSKGYKELLQLLNKHQKELSALELDLFGSGEDSDEVQKAAKKLEMTVRVHPGRDHADELFHDFRLFLNPSTTDVVCTTTAEALAMGKIVVCADHCSNEFFKQFPNCWTYNNPEEFVQLTLKALAEKPDQPTDDQRHDLSWEAATERFLKAADLDKPSERKLLSRSTSNYLSTSLSLQQTVEDASAYVHHVASGFEISRRIFGAIPDSLQPDEQLRKELGYSKSFKK, encoded by the exons ATGGATAAGAAACAGCATTTTGCAATTTTCACAACTGCTAGCCTTCCATGGTTGACCGGAACCGCGGTGAACCCTCTCTTTCGTGCGGCGTATCTTTACAAAGCTGGGGAGAGGAATGTCACCTTGTTGATCCCTTGGTTATCTTTGAAAGATCAGAAAGTTGTATATCCGAACAATATGACGTTCGAGTCTCCGGAAGAGCAGGAGAAATATATCCGCCAATGGCTCGAGGATAGACTTGGATTCGCATCTGGTTTCAGCATAAAGTTTTATCCTGGAAAG TTTTCTAGAGATAAAAGGAGCATTCTTGCTGTTGGCGATATTTCTGAAATGATCCCTGATGAAGAAGCAGATATTGCTGTTCTAGAGGAGCCAGAGCATCTGACTTGGTATCATCATGGGAAAAGATGGAAAACGAAATTCAGGCTAGTTATAGGAATTATTCACACAAATTATTTAGAGTATGTGAAGAGAGAGAAGAACGGAAACCTGCAAGCGTTTTTACTGAAATATTTGAACAACTGGGTTGTTGGTATATATTGTCACAAG GTAATCAGACTATCTGCTGCTACTCAGGATTACCCTGGGTCCATCGTCTGTAACGTTCATGGAGTTAATCCAAAGTTCCTTGAGATTGGCAAGAAAAAAAGAGATCAACAACAAAACGAAGATAATAATGCCTTTACCAAAGGTGCCTATTTTATTGGGAAGATGGTATGGAGCAAAGGCTACAAGGAGCTGCTCCAGCTTCTTAATAAGCATCAAAAGGAATTATCTGCTCTTGAGCTTGATTTATTTGGAAGTGGAGAGGACTCTGATGAAGTTCAAAAAGCTGCTAAAAAGCTTGAAATGACAGTTCGAGTTCATCCGGGCCGTGATCATGCTGATGAACTATTTCATGA TTTCAGATTGTTTCTTAATCCGAGCACAACAGACGTGGTTTGCACAACTACAGCAGAAGCTTTGGCAATGGGAAAAATTGTTGTGTGCGCAGACCATTGCTCAAATGAATTTTTCAAGCAGTTCCCGAATTGTTGGACGTATAATAACCCCGAGGAATTTGTTCAACTCACACTTAAGGCATTGGCTGAAAAGCCTGACCAGCCTACTGATGATCAGAGGCACGACCTTTCATGGGAGGCTGCCACAGAACGGTTTCTTAAGGCCGCTGATCTTGACAAGCCTTCTGAGAGAAAGTTATTGTCAAGAAGTACCTCAAACTATCTCTCCACTTCGTTAAGTTTGCAACAAACAGTTGAGGATGCATCAGCATATGTACATCACGTAGCTTCTGGGTTTGAAATATCGCGAAGAATATTTGGTGCCATTCCAGATAGCTTGCAACCTGATGAACAGCTACGCAAGGAACTCGGATATTCTAAATCTTTTAAGAAATAA